Genomic segment of Pochonia chlamydosporia 170 chromosome 1, whole genome shotgun sequence:
GAGGCagtgatgacgacggtgcTATACGGCTTCGGTTAGCACATTATCTGACAACATGTAATTATAAGCCGATTACCTTCCAGGTCCTACCTCGCCGAGGGTAAGGAAAATTCCATAAAGCACAATAAACAGCGGGAAGATTTTCTGAATAGGACCAATTGCTCCACCAAGCACAAATCCCAGTATAGCCTGAAGCGTGAACCCAAGAGCCATGGTCTGACGTCTTCCAATCTTATCAGACAAGTAGCCGCCAATAAAGGGACCAGGCAAATAAAAGCAGTTAATCAACACGCCCCATCCCAAACTTTTGACCAAACTCTGATCCGTATTCGCGCGGTTGATAATGGTAGAACTGAAAATGCCAAACGGAATGGAGATCCAGTTATACAGAAACCAACAAGCCGCAGAGCCGATCAAATGTCGATAATACCGCTTCAACGCAAGCCAATACGGCACCCTCTGCTTCCGCATAGACGACTTACGAAACGCCGTAGAAACAGCCATGCGCATTCGAAACCAAAAGATTCCCAAGGGCGGCACAGCACCCAGCGCAAAGGCAGTCCGCCACACAATCTTGTACTTGCTCTGCTCCTGGCCAAcacagagaagaagaagcagaggcaCAAGACCACCCCATACGTAGCCCAGGCCAGACGACAAATCAGCCAGCATGGCAAACATGAAGCCTCTGTGCTTGCGATACTTGCCGCTCTCATCAGTAGCCtcagcagcaccagctcccGAGACGGGGTATTCACCTCCCGCGCCGACACCAGCTATTCCTCTCGCAATGATGAGCATCCAGAACATGCCCGTGGGGGAGGTACCATTCGCGGCGGCGGACATGGCGATTCCCAGGACGAGAGTGACGGTAGTGGCCACAGCTCCGGTCTTTCGGCCAATCTGGTCGACAATAacgccaaagaagagcaTGCCGATAATCATGCCGATGAGAA
This window contains:
- a CDS encoding inorganic phosphate transporter (similar to Aspergillus niger CBS 513.88 XP_001389881.1); amino-acid sequence: MGLEIEPAVPDTGSAPQNTEKSTEAQLEKVHTDVEAASVDDASKGYYSKLSVWLMVLFSGLAIGSDGYNAAVIGNVELLLAVLYPDDLTTSIYSRLSNAFLIGMIIGMLFFGVIVDQIGRKTGAVATTVTLVLGIAMSAAANGTSPTGMFWMLIIARGIAGVGAGGEYPVSGAGAAEATDESGKYRKHRGFMFAMLADLSSGLGYVWGGLVPLLLLLCVGQEQSKYKIVWRTAFALGAVPPLGIFWFRMRMAVSTAFRKSSMRKQRVPYWLALKRYYRHLIGSAACWFLYNWISIPFGIFSSTIINRANTDQSLVKSLGWGVLINCFYLPGPFIGGYLSDKIGRRQTMALGFTLQAILGFVLGGAIGPIQKIFPLFIVLYGIFLTLGEVGPGSTVVITASESFPTSIRGQMMGFIAAWSKAGAAIGTQVFTAILNSYVDDAEKGNQVAFLIGSGFAVLGAAVAWFVIPDVSRRLDDDDAAWKVYLADHGWDATWGDAETKDPSGVVMNRARD